The DNA sequence TCCATCGCAACGGAATCCCCATCAGCGCTCACACGCAATTTTCGCAATATATGCGCCGCCCGAACCCGCTCTCCTCGCTTTTCATAAAGCTTGACTACATGGTAGCCAAACTCTGTTTGGAAGGGCTTGGACACATCTCCAGGACGCATTTGGAATACGACCTCCTCGAATTCAGGAACCATTTGGTTACGTCCAAACCATCCCAAATCTCCTCCTCGGGATTTTCCGCCAGGCTCTTCAGTGTATCTTTTGGCCAAAGAAGCAAAGTCTGCATTCTCTTCGGTTGCCTGTCTGCGAATGTCATCCAGCAACTCAATGGTGGAAGTTTCACTTTCTTTTGAATAAGGTGGGCGAACCACAATATGATTCAATTCGACCTCAGCAGGAAGGTATCCAATGGTGTCCAACGGTAGATCATCAAAAAACTGACGGACTTCCCGAGGAGTTACATCAGCTTCCGCGAGCAAAGTATTGCGCATTTGCTCGGTGAGCAGGTCTTTTTCGATTTCAGGACGCACATCCACTCGAAATTGCTCGACCGTTTTGCCGTAGACGCGCTCAAATTCATCGCGTCCCATTCCCGTCAGGAAGTAATTGATCCGTCGATCCAATTCCGCATTGACCTGATCTTCGGACACGATCAAGCTATCTTGGCGCGCTTTGTCCAACAACAGCTTGGAAACAATCAACTCATTGACAACTTCACATTGCAGAGAGCCATCGTCTGCTTGACCTTG is a window from the Pontibacter sp. G13 genome containing:
- a CDS encoding peptidylprolyl isomerase, with amino-acid sequence MKRKLVVFGVLFSCLTAFQLVKAQTETIDRIVAIVGEEIILQSDIDNQYNYVRSQGQADDGSLQCEVVNELIVSKLLLDKARQDSLIVSEDQVNAELDRRINYFLTGMGRDEFERVYGKTVEQFRVDVRPEIEKDLLTEQMRNTLLAEADVTPREVRQFFDDLPLDTIGYLPAEVELNHIVVRPPYSKESETSTIELLDDIRRQATEENADFASLAKRYTEEPGGKSRGGDLGWFGRNQMVPEFEEVVFQMRPGDVSKPFQTEFGYHVVKLYEKRGERVRAAHILRKLRVSADGDSVAMDSLNKILHLVETDSLTFEQAAQVYSDDRVTKHCGGCISNPQTQELRIPLDALDANMYLKVEEMKQGEISEPMELIQGDGTRVFHVIYLRSKIPPHKPNLRDDYQKIRNAALQAKQAERFDAWLQSARKNIYIDIKPTECQNALKIWVE